A stretch of the Balneolales bacterium ANBcel1 genome encodes the following:
- a CDS encoding DUF4956 domain-containing protein, producing the protein MSDWFYFGDVAPLPTDFSALLMALLLAFLCGQMLAWVYMYTHSGLSYSRTYVSSLILIPITVALVMMVLDNNLVTAFSLMAVFAIVRFRNIVRDTLDTVYILSLIVIGMACGTQKYSTALIGTLVASMVLFYLWFTSFGARQRYDLILNLHWADSLKKLPGLQHLLERHALKIQMASQRSGHDEEGADLSYRLLLRDPDRVHDLLSDLQANASISRVTTMKAEEESEV; encoded by the coding sequence ATGTCGGACTGGTTCTATTTTGGTGATGTAGCGCCGCTACCCACGGACTTTTCAGCCCTGCTGATGGCGCTGCTGCTGGCCTTTTTGTGCGGACAGATGTTGGCCTGGGTGTATATGTACACCCACTCCGGGTTGTCCTATTCGCGTACCTACGTCAGTTCCCTGATATTAATTCCCATCACCGTTGCCTTGGTGATGATGGTATTGGACAACAACCTGGTTACCGCTTTCAGTCTCATGGCCGTATTCGCCATTGTCCGGTTCCGGAATATCGTGCGGGATACCCTTGACACGGTATATATCCTGAGCCTCATCGTAATCGGAATGGCCTGCGGAACACAAAAATATTCAACGGCGCTTATCGGAACCCTGGTCGCGTCCATGGTGCTCTTCTATCTGTGGTTTACCTCGTTCGGCGCCCGCCAGCGATATGACCTCATCCTGAACCTGCACTGGGCCGATTCCCTGAAGAAGCTGCCGGGGCTGCAGCACCTGCTCGAGCGTCATGCACTGAAAATTCAAATGGCCAGCCAGCGATCCGGCCATGACGAGGAGGGCGCAGACCTCTCCTACCGGCTGTTGCTGCGCGATCCCGACCGTGTACATGATCTTCTAAGTGACCTTCAGGCCAATGCCTCCATATCACGCGTAACCACAATGAAAGCCGAGGAAGAATCGGAAGTCTAA